The proteins below come from a single Cryptococcus gattii WM276 chromosome D, complete sequence genomic window:
- a CDS encoding asparagine-tRNA ligase, putative (Similar to TIGR gene model, INSD accession AAW43320.1~Asparaginyl-tRNA synthetase (Asparagine--tRNA ligase) (AsnRS)) translates to MRSTQRRLSSLPPTIRSLLSSRRSTLPSISSTTHLETASCVNEPVEVNGWIKSVRAHKNVAFLEVSDGSTGENVQAVLKGKNRAEGLSIGTSTKLKGRLEQSRGRGQDVELVVEDAQVLGTCDAEAYPIQKKSLPASVLRDNAHLRFRTSQTAAVMRIRDALARDWHDWFESNDFVHVHTPILTGSDCEGAGEVFTIVDHPPPSSPTSPQPFFPHSVHLTVSGQLHLEAPTHALSRTYTLSPAFRAEPSLTSRHLSEFHMLEAEVAWQDDLDGLLSIVEEGMKNVVGNILNGEKRGKRLRDDLTTVARSLHEADDLESVTGRGQEVADTLYHLRQVVDKPFTRITYTSALELLSSLHASSPSMISPPPSWGQGISTDHEKLLAAHFNGPVFVTRYPKEQKPFYMLPTPSTMKNEKTEASRGPTVECFDLLFPHWGEIAGGSLREHRLAELTHVIEEMGMKKEEYGWYLDLRKYGSVPHGGWGMGWDRWVGWATGMGNVRDVVPFARWKGHCKY, encoded by the exons ATGCGCTCGACTCAGCGCAGGCTTTCCTCCCTCCCCCCGACCATCCGCTCTTTACTCTCTTCTCGTCGTTCCACTCTCCCATCGATCTCTTCCACCACTCACCTTGAAACGGCATCATGCGTGAACGAGCCTGTGGAAGTTAATGGATGGATCAAGTCTGTGAGGGCTCACAAGAATGTGGCATTTTTGGAAGTGAGCGATGGTAGCACTGGCGAGAATGTACAAGCGGTGTTGAAAGGAAAGAACAGAGCCGAAGG TTTGAGTATCGGGACTAGCACCAAGTTGAAAGGAAGATTAGAACAGTCACGAGGGCGAGGACAAGATGTCGAGCTTGTTGTCGAAGATGCCCAAGTGTTAGGTACCTGTGATGCCGAG GCCTATCCCATCCAAAAGAAGTCGCTACCTGCCTCAGTACTTCGGGATAATGCACATCTGAGATTCCGAACGTCTCAAACAGCGGCAGTCATGCGGATACGAGATGCCTTAGCTCGAGACTGGCATGACTGGTTCGAG AGTAACGATTTTGTGCACGTTCACACGCCAATACTGACTGGGTCGGACTGTGAAGGTGCTGGAGAGGTGTTCACTATCGTTGATCACCCACCTCCGTCGTCACCTACTTCTCCTCAGCCTTTCTTCCCTCACTCAGTCCATCTCACTGTTTCAGGCCAACTACATCTTGAAGCTCCAACGCATGCGCTCTCCCGAACCTACACCCTATCTCCCGCTTTTCGAGCTGAACCCTCCTTGACATCTAGACATTTATCAGAATTCCATATGCTTGAAGCCGAAGTTGCTTGGCAAGATGATTTGGATGGATTGTTGAGTATAGTTGAGGAAGGGATGAAAAACGTCGTTGGGAACATATTAAACGGTGAAAAGAGGGGAAAGAGGTTGAGGGATGATTTGACTACCGTTGCCAGGTCTCTTCACGAGGCTGATGACCTTGAATCTGTGACCGGCCGCGGCCAGGAAGTCGCAGACACCTTATATCATTTGCGACAGGTAGTGGACAAGCCTTTTACCCGTATCACCTACACGTCGGCTCTTGAGCTACTTTCTTCCTTACATGCCAGTTCTCCATCTATGATATCCCCGCCACCTTCATGGGGTCAAGGAATATCTACAGATCACGAAAAGCTTTTGGCGGCGCATTTCAATGGACCGGTATTTGTGACAAGGTACCCAAAGGAACAAAAACCCTTTTACATGCTCCCAACCCCTTCCACTATGAAAAACGAAAAAACTGAAGCATCTCGAGGCCCAACAGTGGAATGCTTTGACCTTCTATTTCCTCATTGGGGTGAGATAGCTGGCGGTTCTCTTCGTGAGCATCGCTTGGCTGAACTCACTCATGTGATTGAAGAGATGGGGatgaaaaaggaagagTATGGTTGGTACCTTGATTTGAGAAAGTATGGGAGTGTACCCCATGGGGGTTGGGGTATGGGATGGGATAGGTGGGTTGGATGGGCTACTGGCATGGGTAATGTGAGAGATGTGGTGCCGTTTGCCAGATGGAAGGGACATTGCAAATATTAA